A region of the Deinococcus hopiensis KR-140 genome:
GTGCACGATGGGCTGATAAGGGAGGCGGATCGAACCCTCGGCCTGCCCTCACTGCCAAACGCTCGCAGCCCAACTCCAGGCGATGACGGCTGAATACGGCACCCTGACAGCACAGGCTCGAGAATTGAAGGCCCAACTTAGCCCGGACAGCACCACCTCAAGCGTGCCCCCCAACCTGAATATGCTCTGGGAACCACGACCTCCTTGCCGGACACCCTCGCTCAGCGCTGGACCCGGTACCTAAACCTGGAACGCACTGGTCAACGAAGGCAAGCTCCAGCTGTGCTCGGACCGTTCTCGCGCTGAATTGTTACAACTCTCCACCAGTGGCGCGATTGCCTCTTCAGGACACTTCTTTCAGCACACCAAACCACGTGTGGTCCGAGGAGACGATGTCGTATAGGGTAATGATGGTTCCCGCTTATATGTTTGTAAGGGTCATAGTTTTTTAAGTCCTTCTGAACGTAATCTACCTCCTCATTATAAATTTAACCATATACGAGAACTGCTTTGGCTCCGTATCAGCGCCTTCTTCACCTTCTCAAGCATCTCCAGGGTGACATCCTCATTGTCCGGAAACGGTTGATAAATCACGGCACCGACTTGATCTCCAGCTCCGAAGCAAGTTGTCTAAAGGCGGCCAGCACCTGGGCCACGACTGCCGAAAGCGGCGTGGACTCGTCCAAGGTGAGCCAGCGGGTCAGGGCCGTGCCCAGCACCATCATGGCGAGGTCGGCAGCGAGGCCAGCCGTCAGCTCGTCGGTATGTCTGTGCATGAAGCCATTGACGATGGCCGCCCTGAGTGTGGCCATCTTCTGGAGTTTCCGCTCCTCGAGTCCCTGATCCAGGCTGATAATCCGGTGACGCAGCATCAGGACGTCACGGCGATGTCCGAATACCGTTTCGGCAAAAGGAGCAAGCTGGGAGAGAATCAGCGGCACTGGACGCACGTCCGGAGGGACCTGCGCCATGAAGCGCTGCACGAGCGCGGGCACCGCGTCGTCCCCAGCAAAGAGCACCTCGCGCTTATCGGCAAAGTGCCGAAAGAAGGTCCGGGTGGTCAGGCCAGCCTGGGCCGCAATCTGCGGCACGGTGGTCTCGGCGAAACCCTGCTCCAGAAACAGAGCCAATGCCGCGCGTTCCAGTCGATCCTGCGCTCCTCCCTCCCATCTGGCCATGGTTCAAGTATAAGTGATGACATGGCGTGCCGTCCTATGCTACGTTGATGTCATACAGTGTCATCAGAGGTGTCAGCTGTCAGGAAGGCACAAGCGTACGAATCTCAGGAACTGAAGTCCGCAACGGCAGATCAAGGAGCAGTTCCAGCCAGGCAGTCACCCTCCAAACATTCAGCTTCCTCCATTTACAGGAGTCCCGGTATGGCCCTTTCTGTTCGATCTGGCACGCCTCCGTTCAGCAACACCGCCGCCTGGTTCGTTCAAGGTCGTCTCACGCTGGAGGTCGGCCCCGCCTCTTACACGCCGCCCCGCTCGGAGGAGGTGGTGATTCGCACTCACGCTGTCGCTGTTAACC
Encoded here:
- a CDS encoding TetR/AcrR family transcriptional regulator, whose product is MARWEGGAQDRLERAALALFLEQGFAETTVPQIAAQAGLTTRTFFRHFADKREVLFAGDDAVPALVQRFMAQVPPDVRPVPLILSQLAPFAETVFGHRRDVLMLRHRIISLDQGLEERKLQKMATLRAAIVNGFMHRHTDELTAGLAADLAMMVLGTALTRWLTLDESTPLSAVVAQVLAAFRQLASELEIKSVP